GAACCCTAGACATAAAGCAGGATATGAAACCGGTGTCTGCGGGGAAACTTCGAGTCATGGTAACTGAGAACGATaagttttttttgtgtaattCACACTAAACCTCACCTCTCGGAATTCAGTGTAAAAATCCAGTGTGCCGCGCTTCTCCTTTAAGGACAGATCAAATCCAGCGCAGCTCGAGTCCACTGATATCCCAGAACTGTCTCTCTCAAATTGTCCCTTGCAACTTTCCCGTGTCCAAACATACGTGCCGCTGTgccattttgacaaaaaaaatgacTACAGTCCTTTTCCCATTGAAATTTCCCAACAGTACGGTGTTTCTTTTCTAATGGGAGTCGCTCGCAGAACTCctttctgggtttttttttctgcttaatcAGTGCTGCTTCTCATCAGCGTTCAGACGCGCTGCTCTTGGAATCGGGAGGAATTGGGCGGGGTCAGTCGCGGCGATGGGCGGGAGCTGTCTTTCAGAGATGCAATACGTATTTAGTTGCGTCACTGATGTTAACCAATCACCTTCGTGTATTGGAAAAAGGCGTGTACGTGAGGCGAAGAAGAGCTCTGCCCCTCAAAACTGTCGCAATCGCGTAGAAGCGCGACATTTTCTATAACAACAGCGAATTGTTTACGGCACCCGCCCTCATTGAGCCTGTGGTAGAGGAAGGTGAACGTTATGAGAGCTTACTTTGGGGACTCTTTCTTTAGCAAGGTAAGAAACGATATGTTGTCAAATTAGACGACTAACTGTTTCATTattaaaattatgaagaaagCTGTGAAGctgaatgtatttgtttttaaatcgcTGTTTGTTTGGCCTGAATCAGTGCGCGGTGCAGTGACGTTACTGATTTGAGCAAGTTTTGCATATAAGACAACTTTAATTAATGCTGAAGCACTTATAAAATAACAGTATAAATAGTCTTATATCTTAAAACTAACACAAGAACTACAGATCAGAGTTACTTTTAAGTTGTactaatgtaaataatttaatagcCATACAAAATTGTAAGAAGAACAGAAAGTGTAGATGATAAATTACTGGTACAAAAGTATTGTGTCAGTGGAATGGTACAGTTAACGatcacagatagatagatagatagattgacagtttcataataataatgtaacataATAAAACTTCATTATTTATATGATATCTAAATGCCGCTTAAAGTGCTTTATGTAGAAACACAAACATCAAatgtcacacacgcacacacaaaataAGCATAACATCAAATGCatcacagataaaaaaaaaaaaaaaaaacgtaatgcaAGTATTGTATGTCAACAACATAATACAtagaaaatgaatttaaaactatGGTGACAagattttgaactttcttttaaatgttctttcatCTGTTTCTGGAGCCTCCAGCTGTAATACTGTTCTTCACGGAATATAATTTGGCAATAAAGAGGAAACTTTTATAGGAAGCCAGTGCAAAGCAGCTAAAACTGGAGTTTGTGGACTTTGTAGTTAATAGCCGAGCTTCAGAATTTTGGATAAGCTGAAGTGTTTTGAGGGGGACCATTAAAAAGTTTACTTGATGTAAAAGCATTAACTACCACGGTATTAACTTGGTACTATGTATGTAAATCAATAAAATCTCTTAAATTTGATCCCCACAGTAACTGCTGCTGTCATTCTGGTTGCCTTGAGGATGGATCCAGTGGTACTGAGCTACCAGGACAGTCTCCTGCGGTGCTCAGATGTGGCACTTTTAAATGGACCCCACTGGCTCAACGATCAAGTCATAGGTTTCGCCTTTGAGTACTTTGCAACAGAACGCTTCAAAGGTTTGGGTGAGAAGGTCTGTTTCATCAGCCCTGAAGTCGCTCAGTTTATAAAGTACGCCTCATGTCAAGAGGAACTCGCCATTTTCCTGGAGCCGCTGAGTCTTGCGTCTCGTCGGTGGGTTTTTTTGGCTGTCAATGACAACTCAAATCAATCAGCCGGTGGCTCCCATTGGAGCCTGCTTCTCTATCGGCGAGATACCAGCCAGTTCTCCCACTACGACTCCCAGAGTGGAAGCAACTCATTGCATGCCCGGCGTATTGCAGCTAAGTTGGAGGCTTTTGTAGGCACTGGAACGAAAGTGCCCTTTGTGGAGGATCAAAGCCCCTTGCAGCAGAACAGCTATGACTGTGGCATGTATGTGATCTGTAATGCTGAGGCTCTGTGTGAGAGTGCTAGAGTCGAGGGCTGTCCCCACCTGCCCCCTCAGATCATAACACCCACCTACATTACACGGAAACGGACAGAATGGTATTCACTTATACAGAGACTTGCCAAGGAATGACTAGCTGACCATTTACATCATGCAACGGCATCGCATGAACTCTATTAGCCACTGGGCAAAGTGAACACACTTATTTATCATAGTCAATCCTGCACAAAGGATGCACAAGATAAACTGCATTTGAAAACAGCATGCACTTCTCAAACATTTTTGCCAAACTCTTAAAtgtatagttcacacaaaaatgaaaattccattaACAATTTACTCCCCTCGTTCCAATCCCAAAATGAGAAGTGAGATGCAGAATCTTcacactgcttttttttttctttctttttttcatacgGTGTAAGTGAATTTGGACTGATCTATCATGCTCCAGTAATTACAAATAAAGCATCATTatgtaatagttcacccaaaagattAAAATTAGCTGGAAATGTATTAATCCTTGGGCCACCgtgatttggaaaaaaattagcaaaacacCACTTGAtgaccagtggatcctctgcagttaatgggtgccgtcagaatgaaagtccaaacatctTATAAAAATATCCCAATAATGTTAAAAGCaacatgatggatttgttttgtaCAAACTCAAAGCTTTTTGTTTCACTAGACTTTAACTGATATATTGAAGTTATGCGacttacttgtggattattgtgatgtttttatccgccatttgtactctcattctgacggtacccattcactacagaggatccatttaATGTAAAGTACTCCAAATccattccaatgaagaaacaaactcatctacattttggatgaggGAGAGCAAATTTTCTATGTCTATAAtgcctgcatttttttttatcatattttgaaCTTGGCAGCCTCAGACCTCATTCCCGTTGCATTTTATGAAAATGTCAGcattctgcaaaacatctccCGTTAAGGAAACAAAGTcatacaagggtgagtaaatccaGACTGATGGTTTCATTTTTGGATGTGCTGTTTCTTTTAAGAAAGCGTCTAAGACATTTCCTCTATTTTAAAAGAGAGAAGAAACTTGTGATCAGTATAACAAATCAGTTGGTGCAGTAGATTCAGAATGTATTGTTGCTGATTAGTTTAAGATTAGTAGCATGAATTGAGTAACTGAATGTAATGCTTGTTTACAGGACCTTTTGCTCAGGGCTTATTTTGAAAAGACTTCAGATGACAAAGAATGTGATCTGTGTTATAACTGTCTaaggaaaatgttatattataacacACGTgctgaataacaaaaaaacagTAGAGTAGTTTTAATTTAACCACGTGCATCCTCTGGCTGAGCTGAAAAGATGCTTTGTGACCTCACACCAGCAAATGCATGATTGTGTGACAGTATATTCCACAGCTGTATATACCAGTTTTCTTACAACTGAATAAAACTGATAAGAATGAGCACATTATTTATCGTcccaataaaaaaattacaaaaaattgcATGCAGGGAACACATGTCTGCGTTGCAGTTCACTTTACTTTACAAGTAATACTGACCTCAGTTAAACCATCATGAGTTGTGTGTGTCCTCTGGAGGCATTTCATCACAACTCCTAGT
The genomic region above belongs to Carassius carassius chromosome 3, fCarCar2.1, whole genome shotgun sequence and contains:
- the LOC132126112 gene encoding sentrin-specific protease 8-like, whose amino-acid sequence is MDPVVLSYQDSLLRCSDVALLNGPHWLNDQVIGFAFEYFATERFKGLGEKVCFISPEVAQFIKYASCQEELAIFLEPLSLASRRWVFLAVNDNSNQSAGGSHWSLLLYRRDTSQFSHYDSQSGSNSLHARRIAAKLEAFVGTGTKVPFVEDQSPLQQNSYDCGMYVICNAEALCESARVEGCPHLPPQIITPTYITRKRTEWYSLIQRLAKE